The proteins below come from a single Pirellulales bacterium genomic window:
- a CDS encoding CBS domain-containing protein: protein MSLAQILQHKGSRVLSISPHATLADVVQKLVKNNCGSLVVCEENDCSHLLGIITERDILKACAIHRAPLEQLRVEDVMTADLATCSPNDSVQDAMGVMTDRRIRHLPVIDDEGKLAGIVSIGDLVKHQHDQLTMENHYLKSYIHG from the coding sequence ATGTCGCTTGCGCAAATTCTGCAGCACAAAGGCTCCCGCGTGTTAAGCATTTCGCCCCATGCTACGCTGGCCGACGTCGTGCAAAAGCTGGTCAAAAACAATTGCGGTTCACTCGTGGTCTGCGAGGAAAACGATTGCAGCCACTTGCTGGGCATTATCACCGAGCGCGATATCCTTAAAGCCTGCGCCATCCATCGGGCTCCGCTGGAGCAACTTCGTGTGGAAGACGTAATGACGGCTGATTTAGCCACTTGCTCGCCCAACGACAGCGTGCAAGACGCCATGGGCGTGATGACCGACCGCCGCATTCGTCACTTGCCGGTCATCGACGACGAAGGAAAACTGGCAGGCATTGTGTCCATCGGCGACTTGGTCAAACACCAGCATGACCAACTGACGATGGAAAACCATTACCTGAAAAGCTACATCCACGGGTAA
- the ispH gene encoding 4-hydroxy-3-methylbut-2-enyl diphosphate reductase: MKIILASPRGFCAGVNMAIDTLEKSLGIFGAPVYVYHEIVHNKHVVERFRAEGAVFVDDLHEVPEGANLLFSAHGVSPEVRRVAQERRLNTIDATCPLVTKVHLEAVRYAKQGYKIILVGHAGHDEVIGTMGEAPDAFYLVGTAEEVDGLEFPSKTKLAYLTQTTLSVDDANRIIKRLKEKFPHIIGPPKEDICYATQNRQEAVRQLSSEANVVLVIGSQNSSNSLRLAELASETGTPAYLIDGPPDIELSWFQPDSTVLITAGASAPETVVQQCIELLKRHFGATVEERTLREEQVFFALPKELRVLTGVER, translated from the coding sequence ATGAAAATTATTCTGGCCAGTCCGCGCGGGTTTTGTGCGGGCGTGAACATGGCGATCGACACGTTGGAAAAATCGCTGGGCATTTTTGGCGCGCCGGTGTACGTCTATCATGAAATTGTGCACAACAAGCACGTCGTGGAGCGGTTTCGCGCGGAAGGGGCCGTCTTCGTGGACGATTTGCACGAAGTGCCCGAGGGGGCGAATTTGCTGTTTTCGGCCCACGGTGTCTCGCCGGAAGTGCGGCGTGTGGCTCAGGAGCGGCGGCTGAATACCATCGACGCCACGTGCCCGCTAGTGACCAAAGTGCATTTGGAAGCGGTGCGGTATGCGAAGCAAGGTTACAAAATCATCTTGGTGGGCCATGCCGGGCATGACGAAGTGATCGGCACTATGGGGGAAGCGCCCGATGCGTTTTATTTGGTTGGGACGGCCGAGGAGGTCGACGGATTGGAATTTCCATCCAAAACCAAGCTGGCGTATCTCACGCAAACAACGCTCTCGGTCGACGACGCCAACCGCATCATTAAGCGGCTGAAGGAAAAGTTCCCGCACATCATTGGGCCGCCCAAGGAAGATATTTGCTACGCCACACAGAACCGGCAGGAGGCAGTGCGGCAGTTATCGTCCGAGGCCAACGTAGTGCTGGTAATTGGCAGCCAGAACAGCTCCAACAGCTTGCGGCTGGCGGAGCTGGCGTCCGAAACCGGCACGCCCGCTTATTTGATCGACGGCCCGCCGGACATCGAATTATCCTGGTTCCAGCCGGACTCGACGGTGCTCATTACCGCCGGCGCCAGCGCGCCGGAAACGGTGGTGCAGCAGTGCATCGAATTACTGAAACGGCACTTCGGCGCCACGGTGGAAGAACGCACGCTGCGCGAGGAGCAAGTGTTCTTTGCGCTACCGAAAGAATTGCGCGTACTGACGGGCGTAGAAAGATAA
- the hpnC gene encoding squalene synthase HpnC translates to MSQISFPDELALYGPGPAAQPCPTLAAAQTYCRRLARCHYENFTVASWLLPAQLRQHFCNIYAYCRWSDDLADETAGGQQSLLLLDWWQSQLDDCYRGVASHPVFVALAETIRGFEIPIEPFRSLLIAFKQDQTCTRYETFDDLLAYCRNSANPVGRLVLYLGRCHDESRGLLADSICTGLQLANFWQDVARDYRIGRIYLPQESCRRAGYPEAMFARGEFNPQFRELLAGEVARAEAFFDAGQPLVAQVPPSLRISVQLFIDGGRAILQAIRKLDYNVWHTRPVVGKWKKLNLLLGACLVRRRIANPPSSEARP, encoded by the coding sequence ATGTCTCAAATTTCGTTCCCTGACGAACTTGCGCTTTACGGACCGGGCCCCGCTGCGCAGCCGTGTCCCACGTTGGCCGCAGCGCAAACGTATTGCCGCCGCTTGGCCCGATGTCATTACGAAAACTTCACGGTCGCCAGTTGGTTGTTGCCGGCGCAACTGCGCCAACATTTTTGCAATATCTACGCCTATTGCCGCTGGTCGGACGACCTGGCCGATGAAACCGCTGGCGGCCAGCAAAGTTTGCTGCTGCTGGATTGGTGGCAATCGCAACTCGACGATTGTTATCGCGGCGTGGCCAGCCATCCCGTGTTCGTGGCCTTGGCGGAAACTATTCGCGGGTTTGAAATTCCCATTGAGCCGTTTCGCAGTTTGCTGATCGCCTTCAAGCAAGATCAAACTTGCACGCGATACGAAACTTTTGACGATCTGCTGGCTTACTGCCGCAATTCCGCCAATCCCGTGGGCCGGCTGGTGCTGTATTTGGGCCGCTGCCACGACGAGTCCCGCGGCCTGCTAGCCGATTCTATTTGCACCGGCCTGCAACTGGCGAATTTTTGGCAAGACGTGGCCCGCGATTACCGCATCGGCCGCATTTACCTGCCGCAAGAAAGTTGTCGCCGCGCGGGTTACCCAGAAGCTATGTTCGCCCGCGGCGAGTTCAATCCGCAATTTCGCGAGTTGCTAGCCGGCGAGGTTGCGCGGGCAGAAGCGTTCTTCGACGCCGGCCAGCCGCTGGTGGCGCAGGTTCCGCCCAGTTTGCGAATCAGCGTGCAATTGTTCATCGATGGCGGGCGGGCGATTTTGCAGGCCATTCGAAAACTTGATTACAACGTGTGGCACACCCGGCCGGTAGTAGGCAAGTGGAAAAAGCTCAATCTGCTGTTGGGCGCATGCCTTGTAAGGCGGCGGATTGCAAATCCGCCATCGTCGGAGGCGCGGCCGTGA
- a CDS encoding phytoene/squalene synthase family protein yields the protein MNSLAASYAFCQRLARKSASNFYYSFLLLPRAKRRAMCALYAYLRHVDDLADDDRRDVAARHAALIELRASLQRPSSNCTANLILPALVDTAARYRIPLEYLTAAIDGVEMDLAGRRYETFADLEQYCYCVASVVGLACIHIWGFRSPAALEPARRCGVAFQLTNILRDLREDSQRGRLYLPQEDLHRFGYTAQQLRGSNDNSPFFNLMQFEITRAEQFYAAAAELEPLLQRDGQRVFRAMTATYRAVLAKIKRRPADVFRRRIRLSPWEKARIAAGALLARPTPPSAASKWETVSS from the coding sequence GTGAACTCACTTGCCGCCAGTTACGCCTTCTGCCAACGGCTGGCGCGAAAGTCTGCCTCGAACTTTTATTACTCGTTTTTGCTGCTGCCGCGGGCCAAGCGTCGGGCCATGTGCGCCCTGTACGCCTATTTGCGCCACGTGGATGATCTGGCCGACGACGATCGCCGCGACGTTGCCGCCCGGCACGCCGCACTGATCGAATTACGAGCAAGCCTGCAACGGCCGTCTTCCAACTGCACGGCCAATCTTATCCTTCCCGCGCTTGTCGATACCGCCGCTCGCTACCGCATTCCGTTGGAGTATCTCACCGCCGCCATCGACGGCGTCGAAATGGACCTCGCCGGCCGCCGTTACGAAACTTTCGCCGATTTGGAGCAATACTGCTATTGTGTGGCGTCAGTCGTCGGATTGGCGTGCATTCACATCTGGGGGTTTCGCAGTCCGGCGGCGCTGGAGCCGGCCCGCCGCTGCGGCGTGGCATTCCAGCTCACGAATATTCTGCGCGACCTCCGCGAAGACTCCCAGCGCGGCCGCCTCTATTTGCCGCAGGAAGATTTGCACCGCTTCGGTTACACTGCCCAACAACTCCGCGGCTCCAACGATAACTCCCCGTTTTTTAATCTCATGCAATTCGAAATCACTCGGGCTGAACAATTTTATGCCGCGGCCGCTGAACTCGAACCCTTGCTCCAGCGCGACGGCCAGCGCGTGTTCCGCGCGATGACGGCCACCTACCGCGCCGTGCTGGCGAAAATTAAGCGCCGCCCCGCCGACGTGTTCCGCCGCCGCATTCGGCTTAGCCCGTGGGAAAAAGCACGCATCGCTGCCGGCGCACTGCTGGCGCGACCGACACCGCCATCCGCCGCATCGAAGTGGGAAACCGTATCGTCATGA